From the genome of Halomonas sp. MCCC 1A13316, one region includes:
- a CDS encoding 3'-5' exonuclease — protein sequence MRGGKLPKRQRLIGLWLLLSGISLLGGAIFAAWLDSLFQPQGFARLVLWLGCFSGGGTIFLVGLLLERMLFTPLRHLQVQLARLVANPDAREDYPPEGWLRGLGPDLLRVREAWRSDRQRLATAHAEGARSAARIRQELETLLQVLDTPLLLCDHHRRLLLFNQAAETLLGRHPGLGLGKRLDALLPIASLQDALGQLPRDGSPRELLIPCDERWLHMVMRRVPQSNGETLLTLTDATAAWTSEMGARAGLAEHMAPLRRHGASLASAAEALGSVRHARHIDDTLQRRLEAVIDEESRALGDEIEKLGRLIEDMQQQGERLVPLWSNDLWQSLNERLDDTPFEVLPIGMPAWFKGDAPALLVMLVALLQRLSEHAGTTHFEGEILIGNRRVYLDLVWPGKPWPQRELAAWCEQRLETLPLSPRIGDLLRQHASDAWSLADGDGEHARLRLPLPAVDRVGAPPSQLPPRPEFHDFGIADLPPPDAELARCPLRALEIVAFDTETTGLELRRGDCVVSLGACRIVNARLLADDVFDTRVDPGKPIPPASTAIHGLTDADVAGAPPLPVILPRFRDYIGDAVILAHNAAFDLLALQPTGSGTSLEMPVLDTLLLSRALDESLDGHDLDTLAERYDLSFPPGTRHTALGDARVTAELWLALLPRLEARGIETLEQVLALQATAFDREDACT from the coding sequence ATGAGGGGGGGCAAGCTGCCCAAGCGTCAGCGTCTGATCGGCCTGTGGCTATTGCTCAGCGGTATCAGCCTGCTGGGTGGCGCCATTTTCGCTGCCTGGCTCGATAGTCTGTTCCAACCCCAGGGCTTCGCCCGCCTCGTGCTGTGGCTCGGCTGTTTCTCCGGAGGCGGCACCATCTTCCTGGTTGGGCTGCTGCTCGAGCGCATGCTGTTCACTCCACTGCGCCATCTTCAGGTTCAACTGGCACGCCTCGTGGCCAACCCGGATGCCCGCGAGGACTACCCTCCCGAAGGCTGGCTGCGCGGCCTGGGCCCCGACCTGCTGCGTGTGCGAGAAGCCTGGCGCAGCGATCGTCAACGCCTGGCCACGGCCCACGCCGAAGGCGCTCGCAGCGCGGCGCGCATACGCCAGGAGCTCGAGACACTACTGCAAGTACTCGATACGCCACTGCTGCTATGCGACCACCACCGTCGGCTATTGCTGTTCAACCAGGCCGCCGAGACGTTGCTCGGAAGGCATCCCGGGCTCGGGCTAGGCAAGCGACTGGATGCCTTGCTGCCGATAGCGAGCCTGCAGGATGCGCTGGGACAGTTGCCGAGAGACGGCTCACCGCGCGAGTTGCTGATTCCTTGCGATGAGCGCTGGCTGCACATGGTGATGCGCCGGGTACCGCAGAGCAACGGCGAGACGCTGTTGACCCTGACCGATGCCACCGCCGCCTGGACCAGCGAGATGGGCGCACGGGCCGGCCTGGCAGAGCACATGGCGCCGCTGCGTCGGCACGGTGCCAGCCTGGCCAGTGCCGCCGAGGCACTGGGCAGCGTACGCCATGCCAGGCACATCGACGATACGTTGCAGCGCCGCCTGGAGGCGGTGATCGACGAGGAGAGCCGCGCCCTGGGCGACGAGATCGAAAAACTCGGCCGCCTGATCGAGGACATGCAGCAGCAGGGCGAGCGGCTGGTGCCGCTGTGGTCCAACGACCTGTGGCAGTCGCTCAATGAACGACTCGACGACACTCCCTTCGAGGTTCTACCCATCGGCATGCCCGCCTGGTTCAAGGGCGATGCCCCGGCGCTACTGGTCATGCTGGTGGCACTGCTGCAGCGGTTGAGCGAGCATGCCGGCACCACGCACTTCGAGGGCGAGATCCTGATCGGCAACCGCCGCGTCTATCTCGATCTGGTCTGGCCCGGCAAACCGTGGCCGCAGCGGGAACTGGCGGCATGGTGCGAACAGCGACTCGAGACGCTGCCCCTCTCACCGCGAATCGGCGATTTGCTGCGTCAGCACGCCAGCGATGCCTGGAGCCTGGCGGATGGCGATGGGGAGCACGCCCGCCTGCGCCTGCCGCTACCCGCCGTGGATCGCGTCGGCGCACCGCCCAGCCAGTTGCCGCCGCGCCCCGAGTTTCATGATTTCGGCATCGCCGATTTGCCACCCCCCGATGCCGAACTCGCCCGCTGTCCGCTACGAGCACTGGAAATCGTGGCTTTCGATACCGAAACCACCGGGCTCGAGCTGCGCCGGGGCGACTGTGTGGTCAGCCTCGGCGCCTGCCGTATCGTCAACGCCCGGTTGCTGGCCGATGACGTCTTCGATACGCGGGTCGATCCCGGCAAGCCGATTCCTCCCGCCAGTACCGCCATACACGGCCTTACCGACGCCGATGTAGCCGGCGCCCCGCCGTTGCCGGTGATCCTGCCGCGCTTCCGCGACTATATCGGTGACGCCGTGATTCTGGCCCACAATGCCGCTTTCGATTTGCTGGCCCTGCAGCCCACCGGAAGCGGCACGTCGCTGGAAATGCCGGTGCTCGATACGCTGTTGCTCTCCCGAGCCCTCGACGAGAGCCTGGACGGCCACGACCTGGACACGCTCGCCGAGCGCTACGACTTGAGCTTCCCTCCGGGTACCCGACATACGGCGCTTGGCGATGCACGAGTGACGGCCGAGCTGTGGCTGGCACTGCTTCCTCGACTCGAAGCCCGCGGTATCGAAACCCTCGAGCAGGTACTGGCCCTTCAGGCCACCGCCTTCGACCGGGAGGACGCCTGTACATGA
- a CDS encoding ATP-binding protein, whose amino-acid sequence MRTEPVVLTVAFGYLALLFVIAAWGDRRAEQGRTVIGSPTVYALSIAVYCTAWTFYGSVGRAAVYGPSFLLIYLGPTLAMLMAPLLIRKMVRIASTQRITSIADFISARYGKSSSLGALVALIALIGITPYIALQLKAITLSHAVLVNYPEAAEFRLVEESFWADKSFWVALVLAVFIILFGTRHLDASERHEGMVAAIAFESLVKLVAFLTVGVFVTFVLFNGPGDLFRQVADTPELSGALSLDVVPGGAIGWVGTLVLAFLAFLTLPRQFQVLVVENVDERHLKRASWLFPLYLVAINLFVIPIAMAGLLLPMGNSDPDSFVLTLPLSAGIDGIPLLVFIGGLSAATSMVIVETIALSTMVSNQLIMPLLLRSKRLHLNSQGELAGWLLGIRRVAIVLILLLGYLYHALIGDSYSLVTIGLVSFVGAAQFAPAMLIGMYWRGATRAGATLGLLAGFISWIYTLLLPGFAQSGWLDATFLAQGPFGLEWLRPYALFGLEGFDIYSHALLWSLLANVGLLVGVSLFTRQSPVEQTQAALFTEAMNPGLEHTSLWRGQTTRGELKSLLSRYLGAVATARILANPQDSQADETPAPPALIARAEQALSGALGSASARVLINSVVRGEALDLEAILSILDTTSQTLEYNRRLEQKSNELARIGEELRAANERLRELDRLKDEFVAMVSHELRTPLTSIRAFAEILRDGKDLPEEKRIHFLEVVVLESQRLSRLIEEILDLARLESGRLTLSPQRLDLAALVHHSVDAVHRLQEDRGVTLEVDLELDEAPVIGDPDRLEQVIINLLDNAGKFADDDDPRVRLHLARHKNNFRLSVEDNGPGIAPDERERVFEKFHQIKRYGASSGKAHGRPRGSGLGLPISRGIVAHLGGRLWVDDAPTLEGACLIMELPEAIEETGQA is encoded by the coding sequence ATGAGAACCGAGCCGGTAGTGCTGACGGTCGCCTTCGGCTACCTGGCGCTGCTGTTCGTGATCGCGGCCTGGGGAGACCGGCGCGCCGAACAGGGCCGTACGGTGATCGGCTCGCCTACCGTCTATGCGCTTTCGATCGCCGTTTACTGCACCGCCTGGACCTTCTACGGCAGCGTAGGTCGGGCGGCGGTATACGGTCCCAGCTTCCTGTTGATCTATCTGGGGCCGACGCTCGCCATGCTGATGGCACCGCTGCTGATCCGTAAGATGGTGCGGATCGCCAGCACTCAGCGCATCACCTCCATTGCCGACTTCATCAGCGCCCGCTACGGCAAGAGCTCCAGCCTGGGTGCGCTGGTGGCACTGATCGCGCTGATCGGCATCACGCCCTATATCGCTCTCCAGCTCAAGGCGATAACCCTCAGCCACGCGGTACTGGTCAACTATCCCGAAGCCGCCGAGTTCCGCCTCGTCGAGGAGAGCTTCTGGGCCGACAAGTCGTTCTGGGTGGCGCTGGTGCTCGCCGTGTTCATTATTCTTTTCGGCACCCGGCACCTGGATGCCAGCGAGCGTCACGAGGGCATGGTGGCGGCCATCGCCTTCGAGTCGCTGGTCAAGCTGGTGGCGTTCCTCACCGTCGGCGTCTTCGTCACGTTCGTGCTGTTCAACGGACCCGGCGATCTGTTTCGCCAGGTTGCCGACACACCCGAGCTGAGCGGTGCCCTGAGCCTCGATGTGGTTCCCGGCGGGGCCATTGGCTGGGTCGGCACCCTGGTGCTGGCTTTCCTGGCCTTTCTCACCCTGCCGCGTCAGTTCCAGGTGTTGGTGGTGGAGAACGTCGATGAGCGTCATCTCAAGCGTGCCAGTTGGCTGTTTCCGCTCTACCTGGTGGCGATCAACCTGTTCGTGATCCCCATCGCCATGGCCGGCCTGTTGCTGCCGATGGGCAACAGCGACCCCGACAGCTTCGTGCTGACCCTGCCGCTCTCGGCCGGCATCGACGGCATTCCCCTGCTGGTCTTCATCGGGGGGCTCTCAGCAGCCACCAGCATGGTGATCGTCGAGACCATCGCGCTCTCCACCATGGTCAGTAACCAGCTGATCATGCCGCTGTTGCTGCGCTCCAAGCGGCTCCACCTGAACTCCCAGGGAGAGCTGGCCGGTTGGCTGCTGGGCATTCGCCGGGTAGCGATCGTGTTGATCCTGTTGCTGGGTTACCTCTACCACGCCTTGATCGGAGACTCCTACAGCCTGGTGACCATCGGTCTGGTGTCGTTCGTCGGGGCCGCTCAGTTTGCCCCCGCCATGCTGATCGGTATGTACTGGCGCGGCGCAACCCGGGCTGGCGCGACGCTGGGACTGTTGGCCGGCTTCATCAGTTGGATCTACACCCTGCTGCTGCCGGGCTTCGCCCAGTCGGGTTGGCTCGACGCCACTTTCCTCGCCCAAGGGCCATTCGGCCTCGAATGGCTACGCCCCTATGCCCTGTTCGGCCTGGAAGGCTTCGACATCTATAGCCACGCCCTGTTGTGGAGCCTGCTGGCCAACGTCGGCTTGCTGGTCGGCGTGTCGTTGTTCACCCGCCAGAGCCCGGTGGAGCAGACCCAGGCGGCGCTGTTCACCGAAGCCATGAACCCGGGGCTCGAACACACTTCGCTCTGGCGCGGCCAAACCACCCGCGGCGAGCTCAAGAGCCTGCTCAGCCGCTACCTGGGCGCCGTCGCCACGGCGCGGATACTGGCCAACCCGCAGGACAGCCAGGCCGACGAGACTCCCGCCCCGCCGGCGCTGATCGCCCGTGCCGAACAGGCCCTGTCGGGCGCCCTGGGCAGCGCTTCGGCCAGGGTTCTGATCAATTCGGTGGTACGCGGCGAGGCGCTGGACCTGGAGGCGATTCTCAGCATTCTTGACACTACCTCGCAGACGCTGGAGTACAACCGCCGCCTGGAGCAGAAATCCAACGAGCTGGCGCGAATCGGTGAGGAGCTGCGCGCGGCCAACGAGCGCCTGCGCGAACTCGACCGTCTCAAGGACGAGTTCGTCGCCATGGTCAGCCACGAGCTGAGGACACCGCTCACCTCGATCCGCGCCTTCGCCGAGATCCTGCGCGACGGCAAGGACCTGCCGGAGGAGAAGCGCATCCACTTCCTCGAGGTCGTGGTACTGGAGAGCCAACGGCTTTCACGCCTGATCGAAGAGATCCTCGACCTGGCGCGGCTGGAAAGCGGACGACTGACGCTCTCTCCCCAGCGGCTCGACCTGGCGGCGCTGGTGCACCACAGTGTGGATGCCGTGCATCGGCTGCAGGAGGATCGCGGCGTTACGCTCGAAGTCGACCTGGAACTCGACGAGGCGCCGGTGATCGGCGACCCCGATCGCCTGGAACAGGTGATCATCAACCTGCTCGACAATGCCGGCAAGTTCGCCGACGACGACGATCCGCGCGTGCGCCTCCACCTGGCCCGGCACAAGAATAACTTCAGGTTGAGCGTCGAGGACAACGGACCGGGTATTGCCCCTGACGAGCGTGAACGGGTGTTCGAGAAGTTCCACCAGATCAAGCGCTACGGCGCCAGCAGCGGCAAGGCCCACGGCCGCCCACGTGGCAGCGGCCTGGGACTGCCGATCAGCCGCGGCATCGTGGCCCACCTGGGGGGACGGCTATGGGTCGACGATGCCCCGACGCTAGAGGGCGCCTGCCTGATCATGGAACTGCCGGAAGCGATCGAGGAAACAGGACAGGCCTGA
- a CDS encoding methyl-accepting chemotaxis protein, with product MTVLSRLTLTQKLLGAVGLPLLAAFLALGLIVHTQLNAAIPPMVENNSMRQVEARADEIGRWLTGYRTLLTGLAKDERLAEPVPVEAHLEWLKARHPGDATIESLYFADATGDTVTHTGARADISGRGYFKELVLDGTTDRMLGDPVLSLVSGLPTAIIAEAVFDAQGNRIGLLGITLSMAAASEITSSIDVGDGSYGYMVDRSGMVVAHPDPDVRMALRVTEADQAGFVGADALGRQMMEGQAGTGQVTSPFGGAVTMVWNPIAGTDGWALAVAIPNAVFTSVSRNLLVSLMLAGALTLALLLGIVFISARQVLSPIRRTTLAMADIAQGKGDLTQRLKVDSRDEVGQLAVQFNAFVERMQNTLLQVRENARMVLAGSGDIADGTQELSSRTEQAAANLQETSASMEEIHSTVSHTAQASEQANGLAVNAAGVAERGSEAMTEMSSKMAAIDESANKISNIIGLIDSIAFQTNILALNASVEAARAGEHGRGFAVVAQEVRNLASRSSDAAKDIRHLIDTSVKHTQEGNTIVQGVEKRMEELRQSVIQVSDVISEITAGAREQTAGIEQVNTAVAEMDTMTQQNAAMVSQSARLAATMHENASRLDVLMSEFVLGDGDGDANWSPRTQRQQSPTPAVTSPILPKPVADPKPKPRETRLEEEWETF from the coding sequence ATGACAGTCCTGTCCCGTTTGACCTTGACCCAGAAGTTGCTTGGTGCGGTTGGCCTACCCCTGTTGGCAGCCTTCCTGGCGCTTGGCTTGATCGTTCATACCCAGCTGAATGCCGCCATCCCCCCCATGGTGGAAAATAACAGCATGCGCCAGGTCGAGGCGCGTGCCGACGAGATCGGCCGCTGGCTCACCGGCTACCGGACCCTGCTGACAGGCCTGGCGAAGGATGAACGCCTGGCTGAACCGGTTCCAGTGGAGGCGCACCTGGAATGGCTGAAGGCTCGCCATCCCGGTGATGCCACCATCGAATCGCTCTATTTTGCCGATGCCACTGGCGATACCGTGACGCATACGGGCGCCCGTGCCGATATCTCAGGCAGGGGCTATTTCAAGGAGCTGGTCCTGGACGGCACCACCGACAGGATGCTCGGGGACCCGGTTCTATCGCTGGTCAGCGGACTACCCACAGCAATCATCGCCGAAGCGGTCTTCGATGCCCAAGGCAACCGCATCGGGCTATTAGGCATTACCCTTTCCATGGCGGCGGCATCCGAGATCACCTCGTCCATCGATGTCGGCGACGGCAGCTACGGTTATATGGTCGATCGAAGCGGCATGGTGGTAGCGCATCCGGATCCTGATGTACGCATGGCATTGCGCGTCACCGAAGCTGACCAGGCGGGTTTTGTGGGGGCCGATGCCCTGGGTCGACAGATGATGGAAGGCCAGGCAGGAACGGGCCAAGTGACTTCGCCCTTCGGAGGTGCGGTAACCATGGTCTGGAACCCGATCGCCGGCACCGACGGTTGGGCACTGGCAGTGGCCATACCCAATGCCGTTTTCACCAGCGTCAGCCGTAACCTGCTTGTCTCTCTGATGCTGGCAGGCGCTTTAACTCTGGCCTTGCTGCTGGGCATCGTGTTCATTTCAGCTCGCCAGGTACTGTCTCCGATCCGTCGTACGACTCTGGCCATGGCCGATATCGCTCAGGGCAAGGGCGACCTGACCCAGCGCCTGAAGGTGGATAGCCGGGACGAAGTAGGCCAGCTCGCCGTGCAATTCAATGCCTTCGTCGAGCGCATGCAGAACACGCTGCTGCAGGTACGGGAAAATGCGCGGATGGTACTGGCCGGCTCAGGCGATATCGCCGATGGTACCCAGGAGCTTTCCTCACGCACCGAGCAGGCGGCAGCCAACCTGCAGGAGACCTCAGCATCGATGGAAGAAATCCACTCCACGGTGTCGCATACGGCCCAAGCTTCCGAACAGGCCAATGGCCTGGCCGTGAATGCCGCGGGCGTTGCCGAGCGCGGCAGCGAAGCCATGACCGAAATGAGCTCCAAGATGGCTGCCATCGACGAATCTGCCAATAAGATTAGCAATATCATCGGCCTGATCGACTCGATCGCCTTCCAGACCAATATTCTTGCCTTGAATGCCTCGGTGGAGGCTGCCCGTGCCGGGGAACATGGGCGGGGATTCGCCGTGGTCGCACAGGAAGTCCGCAACTTAGCCAGCCGCTCCTCCGATGCGGCAAAAGACATTCGCCATCTGATCGATACCTCGGTCAAGCATACCCAGGAAGGCAATACGATCGTACAGGGCGTGGAAAAACGCATGGAGGAACTGCGCCAGAGCGTGATCCAGGTATCCGATGTGATCAGCGAGATCACTGCCGGAGCACGAGAACAGACGGCAGGCATCGAACAGGTCAATACTGCCGTGGCCGAGATGGATACCATGACCCAGCAGAATGCCGCCATGGTGAGCCAGAGTGCCAGGTTGGCCGCCACCATGCACGAGAACGCGTCGCGACTGGATGTACTGATGTCCGAGTTCGTGCTGGGAGACGGAGACGGTGATGCCAACTGGTCACCCCGCACCCAACGCCAGCAGAGCCCAACTCCCGCGGTTACTTCACCTATCCTACCCAAGCCGGTGGCGGACCCGAAGCCAAAGCCCAGAGAAACACGTCTTGAAGAGGAATGGGAAACCTTCTGA
- a CDS encoding DUF294 nucleotidyltransferase-like domain-containing protein: MQVLHRASPWRELFVGDKLPELASLLEPLREALDELGPSPDLPTAHAWQLQLVEALQRLDLPAWRISQLISDHNAQLYRRAIQLSLDEMLGLGWGEPPVAFCVLTLGSIGRHESLLGPDQDNAMIVADYPDARHTEIDGFFQALGERFTARLDEAGIPLCNGHVMARWPMWRKRLSEWCEQLALWTRDRRVKRVQQSNILLDFHPVYGDTDLAEALAEQVARLMPHSGLFLDEMASLLNEVPVALDRFGRLAGDGEEAPHENALNLKRQGLLPLVSAVRLLSLRHGVSVSDTRLRLSALVAKQALSARQARVGIAAMERLQERLLAAQLASLKAGGAADGWIDLAKLEDDQRILLRHDMQVIRSLVRVAQRGAGR, encoded by the coding sequence ATGCAAGTGCTGCATCGGGCTTCACCCTGGCGCGAACTCTTCGTCGGCGACAAACTGCCGGAGCTGGCCAGCTTGTTGGAGCCACTACGCGAAGCGTTGGACGAGCTGGGACCGAGCCCCGACCTGCCCACCGCCCACGCCTGGCAATTGCAGCTGGTCGAGGCCCTGCAGCGGCTCGATCTGCCGGCCTGGCGCATCAGCCAACTGATCAGTGACCATAATGCCCAGCTCTACCGTCGGGCAATCCAGCTCTCCCTCGACGAGATGCTGGGGCTCGGCTGGGGTGAGCCGCCCGTAGCATTCTGCGTGTTGACGCTTGGCTCCATCGGGAGGCATGAAAGCCTGCTGGGACCGGACCAGGACAACGCCATGATCGTGGCCGACTACCCGGACGCTCGCCATACCGAGATCGACGGTTTCTTCCAGGCACTTGGCGAGCGCTTCACCGCGCGACTCGACGAGGCCGGCATTCCGTTGTGCAACGGTCATGTGATGGCGCGCTGGCCGATGTGGCGCAAACGCCTCTCGGAATGGTGCGAGCAGCTTGCGCTATGGACTCGGGATCGCCGGGTGAAGCGTGTCCAGCAGAGCAACATCCTGCTCGATTTTCATCCGGTATACGGCGATACCGACCTGGCCGAAGCGTTAGCCGAGCAGGTCGCACGGCTCATGCCCCATTCCGGCTTGTTCCTCGATGAAATGGCGAGCCTGCTCAACGAGGTACCCGTGGCGCTGGACCGCTTCGGCCGACTCGCCGGGGACGGCGAGGAGGCGCCGCATGAAAACGCTCTCAACCTCAAGCGCCAGGGTTTGCTGCCGCTGGTCAGTGCGGTGCGCCTGCTGTCGCTGCGTCATGGTGTGAGCGTGTCCGATACCCGCCTCAGGCTGTCGGCGCTGGTGGCGAAACAAGCACTCTCGGCGCGCCAGGCCAGGGTGGGAATCGCAGCCATGGAGCGCCTGCAGGAGCGGCTGCTTGCAGCACAGCTGGCGAGCCTGAAGGCGGGCGGCGCAGCCGATGGCTGGATCGACTTGGCCAAGCTTGAGGACGACCAGCGAATTCTGCTGCGACATGACATGCAGGTGATACGCAGCCTGGTTCGTGTCGCGCAGCGTGGAGCCGGCAGATAG
- a CDS encoding HlyU family transcriptional regulator, producing MLKKLLGGLFGAGESKQGNAKAAEPVEYNGYQIVSEPAEQGGQYRVSGWIRKPGDDDDVLEHRFERSDLVPGREACDQLMVSKAQRYIDQAGDDMFKPR from the coding sequence ATGCTGAAGAAACTGTTGGGTGGGCTGTTCGGGGCTGGCGAGTCCAAGCAGGGCAATGCCAAGGCCGCCGAGCCGGTGGAGTACAACGGCTACCAGATCGTTTCGGAGCCGGCGGAGCAGGGCGGCCAGTACCGCGTCAGCGGCTGGATCCGCAAGCCGGGTGACGACGATGACGTCCTGGAACACCGCTTCGAGCGCTCTGACCTGGTGCCGGGGCGCGAAGCCTGCGACCAGTTGATGGTGAGCAAGGCGCAGCGCTACATCGACCAGGCCGGTGACGATATGTTCAAGCCACGCTGA
- a CDS encoding argininosuccinate synthase, which translates to MSDVKKVVLAYSGGLDTSVIVKWLQETYNCEVVTFTADIGQGEEVEPARTKAQALGVKEIYIEDLREEFVRDYVYPMFRANTIYEGEYLLGTSIARPLIAKRLIEIANETGADAISHGATGKGNDQVRFEMGAYALKPGVKVIAPWREWDLTSREKLMAYCEQHDIPVDFSKSKKKSPYSMDANLLHISYEGGILEDPWAEAEEDMWRWSVSPEAAPDAPTYVELTFEHGDIVAIDGKALKPHEVLETLNKIGGDNGIGRLDIVENRYVGMKSRGCYETPGGSIMLRAHRAIESITLDREEAHLKDELMPKYAKVIYNGYWWSPERRMLQAAIDETQKNVSGVVRMKLYKGSATVVGRKSEQSLFDESIATFEDDAGAYNQKDAEGFIKLNALRLRIAAGKGRQQS; encoded by the coding sequence ATGTCCGATGTCAAGAAGGTCGTGCTTGCCTACTCCGGCGGCCTGGACACGTCCGTCATCGTCAAGTGGTTGCAGGAGACCTACAACTGCGAGGTGGTGACCTTTACCGCCGACATCGGTCAGGGCGAGGAAGTGGAGCCGGCGCGTACCAAGGCGCAAGCCCTGGGCGTCAAGGAAATCTACATCGAAGACCTGCGCGAGGAGTTCGTGCGCGACTACGTCTACCCGATGTTCCGCGCCAACACCATCTACGAGGGTGAGTATCTGCTGGGCACCTCCATCGCCCGTCCGCTGATCGCCAAGCGCCTGATCGAGATCGCCAACGAGACCGGCGCCGACGCCATCTCCCACGGCGCCACCGGCAAGGGTAACGACCAGGTACGCTTCGAGATGGGTGCCTATGCGCTCAAGCCCGGCGTCAAGGTGATCGCGCCGTGGCGCGAGTGGGACCTGACCTCACGCGAAAAGCTGATGGCCTACTGCGAGCAACACGACATCCCCGTCGACTTCTCCAAGAGCAAGAAGAAGTCGCCGTACTCGATGGATGCCAACCTGCTGCACATCTCCTACGAGGGAGGCATCCTCGAGGACCCATGGGCCGAGGCCGAGGAGGACATGTGGCGCTGGAGCGTGTCGCCCGAAGCTGCGCCGGATGCCCCCACCTACGTCGAGCTGACCTTTGAGCACGGCGACATCGTCGCCATCGACGGCAAGGCTCTGAAGCCCCATGAGGTGCTCGAGACACTCAACAAGATTGGCGGCGACAACGGCATCGGTCGTCTCGACATCGTCGAGAATCGCTACGTCGGCATGAAGTCCCGCGGCTGCTACGAGACGCCGGGGGGCTCCATCATGCTGCGTGCCCATCGCGCCATCGAGTCGATCACCCTGGACCGCGAAGAGGCCCACCTGAAAGACGAGTTGATGCCTAAGTACGCCAAGGTGATCTACAACGGCTACTGGTGGAGCCCCGAGCGGCGCATGCTGCAGGCCGCCATCGACGAGACCCAGAAGAACGTCTCCGGCGTGGTGCGCATGAAGCTCTACAAGGGCAGCGCCACCGTAGTGGGCCGCAAGTCCGAACAGTCGCTGTTCGACGAGTCGATCGCCACTTTCGAAGACGATGCCGGCGCCTACAATCAGAAGGATGCCGAGGGCTTCATCAAGCTCAATGCCCTGCGTCTGCGTATAGCGGCTGGTAAGGGCCGCCAGCAGAGCTGA